A window of Pan paniscus chromosome 10, NHGRI_mPanPan1-v2.0_pri, whole genome shotgun sequence contains these coding sequences:
- the LOC100976160 gene encoding dnaJ homolog subfamily C member 14 isoform X2 has protein sequence MAQKHPGERGLYGAHHSGGASLRTLGPSVDPEIPSFSGLRDSAGTAPNGTRCLTEHSGPKHTQHPNPAHWLDPSHGPPGGPGPPRDAEDPDQSETSSEEESGVDQELSKENETGNQKDGNSFLSIPSACNCRGTPGIPEGPYSEGGNGSSSNFCHHCTSPALGEDELEEEYDDEESLKFPSDFSRVSSGKKPPSRRQRHRFPTKEDTREGGRRDPRSPGRHRLGRKRSQADKRKGLGLWGAEELCQLGQAGFWWLIELLVLVGEYVETCGHLIYACRQLKSSDLDLFRVWMGVWTGRLGGWAQVMFQFLSQGFYCGVGLFTRFLKLLGALLLLALALFLGFLQLGWRFLVGLGDRLGWRDKATWLFSWLDSPALQRCLTLLRDSRPWQRLVRIVQWGWLELPWVKQNINRQGNAPVASGRYCQPEEEVARLLTMAGVPEDELNPFHVLGVEATASDVELKKAYRQLAVMVHPDKNHHPRAEEAFKVLRAAWDIVSNAEKRKEYEMKRMAENELSRSVNEFLSKLQDDLKEAMNTMMCSRCQGKHRRFEMDREPKSARYCAECNRLHPAEEGDFWAESSMLGLKITYFALMDGKVYDITEWAGCQRVGISPDTHRVPYHISFGSRIPGTRGRQRATPDAPPADLQDFLSRIFQVPPGQMPNGNFFAAPQPAPGAAAASKPNSTVPKGEAKPKRRKKVRRPFQR, from the exons ATGGCCCAGAAGCACCCCGGAGAAAGAGGGTTGTATGGAGCCCACCACAGTGGTGGTGCCTCCCTCAGGACTTTAGGACCCTCCGTGGACCCTGAAATACCTTCATTCTCAGGACTCAGGGACTCAGCAGGGACTGCTCCTAATGGTACCCGCTGCCTCACAGAGCACTCTGGTCCTAAGCACACACAGCACCCAAACCCAGCCCATTGGTTGGACCCAAGCCATGGCCCCCCAGGGGGTCCAGGACCACCTAGAGATGCAGAGGACCCTGATCAGAGTGAGACGTCTTCAGAAGAAGAATCAGGAGTGGACCAGGAACTCTCAAAAGAAAACGAGACTGGGAACCAGAAGGATGGGaactcttttctttccattccatctgcTTGCAACTGCCGGGGAACACCTGGAATTCCAGAAGGGCCTTACTCTGAGGGAGGAAATGGTTCTTCTAGCAACTTTTGCCACCACTGTACCTCTCCAGCTTTGGGGGAAGATGAGTTGGAAGAGGAATATGATGATGAAGAATCTCTCAAGTTCCCCAGTGATTTTTCACGTGTGTCCAGCGGAAAGAAACCCCCATCCCGGAGACAGCGGCACCGCTTTCCAACGAAGGAGGATACTCGGGAGGGTGGACGTAGGGATCCCAGGTCCCCTGGTCGACATCGGCTGGGTCGGAAACGAAGTCAGGCAGATAAGCGCAAAGGCCTGGGATTGTGGGGAGCCGAGGAACTATGTCAACTTGGACAGGCAGGCTTTTGGTGGCTGATTGAACTGCTGGTATTGGTGGGAGAGTACGTAGAAACTTGTGGCCATCTCATCTATGCATGCAGGCAACTGAAAAGCAGTGATTTGGACCTTTTTCGAGTTTGGATGGGAGTGTGGACAGGGCGGTTAGGGGGCTGGGCCCAGGTCATGTTTCAGTTTCTAAGCCAGGGGTTTTACTGTGGAGTAGGACTGTTTACTCGTTTTCTTAAGCTGCTGGGTGCTTTGCTGCTCCTGGCTCTGGCCCTCTTTTTGGGCTTTCTACAGTTGGGATGGCGGTTTCTGGTGGGACTAGGTGACCGGTTAGGCTGGAGGGATAAGGCTACCTGGCTCTTCTCTTGGCTGGATTCTCCAGCCTTGCAGCGTTGCTTGACTCTGCTGAGAGATAGCAGGCCATGGCAGCGGCTGGTAAGAATAGTTCAGTGGGGCTGGCTGGAGTTGCCTTGGGTCAAGCAGAATATTAATAGGCAGGGGAATGCACCTGTAGCTAGTGGGCGCTACTGCCAGCCTGAAGAGGAAGTGGCTCGACTCTTGACCATGGCTGGGGTTCCTGAGGATGAGCTAAACCCTTTCCATGTACTGGGGGTTGAGGCCACAGCATCAGATGTTGAACTGAAGAAGGCCTATAGACAGCTGGCAGTGATG GTTCATCCTGACAAAAATCATCATCCCCGGGCTGAGGAGGCCTTCAAGGTTTTGCGAGCAGCTTGGGACATTGTCAGCAATGCTGAAAAGCGAAAGGAGTATGAGAT GAAACGAATGGCAGAGAATGAGCTGAGCCGGTCAGTAAATGAGTTTCTGTCCAAGCTGCAAGATGACCTCAAGGAGGCAATGAATACTATGATGTGTAGCCGATGCCAAGGAAAGCATAG GAGGTTTGAAATGGACCGGGAACCTAAGAGTGCCAGATACTGTGCTGAGTGTAATAGGCTGCATCCCGCTGAGGAAGGAGACTTTTGGGCAGAGTCAAGCATGTTGGGCCTCAAGATCACCTACTTTGCACTGATGGATGGAAAGGTGTATGACATCACAG agtggGCTGGATGCCAGCGTGTAGGTATCTCCCCAGATACCCACAGAGTCCCCTATCACATCTCATTTGGTTCTCGGATTCCAGGCACCAGAGGGCGGCAGAG AGCCACCCCAGATGCCCCTCCTGCTGATCTTCAGGATTTCTTGAGTCGGATCTTTCAAGTACCCCCAGGGCAGATGCCCAATGGGAACTTCTTTGCAGCTCCTCAGCCTGCCCCTGGAGCTGCTGCAGCCTCTAAGCCCAACAGCACAGTACCCAAGGGAGAAGCCAAACCTAAGCGGCGGAAGAAAGTGAGGAGGCCCTTCCAACGTTGA